A region from the Elusimicrobiota bacterium genome encodes:
- a CDS encoding PorV/PorQ family protein has product MKANCTKLFLTAVLLLLYVTALSAGTSTTAATFLKIEPSARVAGMGGAFAGITDDINALYYNPSGLCSIQNTEFTATYTQWIVNIMSGYVGVGFPYPKMNAAAGVSITYLGTEDIEARDDSGVLQTSKNLVNNSATAVCISHRLLPILSWGTNIKYITQKLGAYSGDGIAADFGVLFNPFESLGVGLSILNIGTGIKVAGITNDLPMSTRIGVGYRMLKNALVMGFDIELPGSGDMAFHLGGEYLFAEKFYIRAGYGGTAKDAGELKGLTAGLGFKTLMKLPAEKRQRYSQSSLKNKEAETNVDYALVTYGSEFGPIHRVSVTVKF; this is encoded by the coding sequence ATGAAAGCTAACTGCACAAAGTTGTTTCTTACGGCAGTGTTGTTACTGTTGTACGTTACCGCACTATCTGCGGGTACTTCCACGACGGCAGCGACTTTCTTGAAGATTGAGCCTTCAGCCAGGGTAGCGGGGATGGGTGGTGCGTTTGCCGGGATTACTGATGATATTAATGCGTTGTATTATAATCCGTCGGGGTTGTGTTCAATTCAGAATACAGAGTTTACGGCAACATATACTCAGTGGATTGTTAATATCATGTCGGGTTATGTCGGAGTAGGGTTCCCGTACCCAAAAATGAATGCTGCAGCGGGTGTGAGTATAACGTATTTAGGGACAGAGGATATTGAAGCTCGTGATGATTCAGGTGTTCTGCAAACAAGTAAAAATCTTGTTAATAACAGCGCTACTGCTGTATGTATCAGCCATAGGTTATTGCCAATACTCTCCTGGGGTACTAATATTAAGTATATAACACAAAAACTGGGGGCGTATTCCGGGGACGGTATTGCAGCGGATTTCGGTGTATTGTTTAATCCTTTTGAAAGTTTGGGAGTGGGATTGTCAATTCTTAATATCGGTACGGGGATAAAAGTTGCCGGGATAACTAATGATCTACCCATGAGTACCCGGATAGGGGTTGGCTATAGGATGCTAAAGAACGCGTTGGTTATGGGATTTGACATTGAACTTCCGGGAAGCGGAGATATGGCGTTTCATCTTGGCGGTGAGTATCTTTTTGCAGAAAAGTTTTATATCAGGGCAGGATACGGCGGGACGGCTAAGGATGCGGGTGAACTTAAAGGGTTAACCGCGGGGTTGGGGTTTAAGACATTAATGAAACTACCGGCTGAGAAACGGCAGCGGTACTCGCAGTCGTCCTTAAAAAATAAGGAAGCGGAAACCAATGTTGATTATGCATTGGTAACTTATGGCAGTGAGTTCGGGCCAATACATAGAGTGAGTGTTACGGTAAAATTTTAA